A genomic region of Miscanthus floridulus cultivar M001 chromosome 3, ASM1932011v1, whole genome shotgun sequence contains the following coding sequences:
- the LOC136544325 gene encoding uncharacterized protein, translating to MELWLAAMSLISALDPKFQKSYIILPTGKELWDTLVGKFGVTDAGSELYLMEQLYDYKMVENRSKDFATSLKHKRREFNVEELIGTLDVEERARAKDNRKNVETSTTNVVQKRNSGFRKYKKKKNQNKQENTTKPVQTAQFKKKKNNKRDGGCFVCGSEHHWASECPERKFKQEKKSANVVTTDTREGATGYGNSLPFVLSVERSDALLMGNGSRAYVLGVGTVILKFTLGKTMPWKSMQHVSSIKKNLIMLKILMCTSLRRMTL from the exons atggaaTTGTGGCTCGCTGCAATGTCAT TGATTAGCGCACTTGATCCAAAATTCCAGAAAAGCTATATCATCCTTCCTACAGGGAAAGAGCTGTGGGATACACTTGTGGGAAAGTTTGGAGTTACCGATGCTGGTAGCGAGCTGTATctcatggagcagctgtatgactacaagatggttgagaACCGATCT AAGGACTTTGCTACCTCACTCAAACATAAGAGACGGGAGTTCAATGTTGAAGAGCTCATTggtactcttgatgttgaggagagagcgagagcaaaagacaatagAAAGAATGTTGAGACCTCTACTACTAATGTGGTACAGAAGAGAAACTCTGGATTCCGCAagtataaaaagaagaaaaaccagaacaAGCAAGAGAACACAACTAAGCCTGTTCAAACAGCACAgtttaaaaagaagaagaacaacaagaGAGATGGAGGCTGCTTTGTTTGTGGCAGTGAACATCACTGGGCAAGTGAGTGTCCTGAGCGCAAGTTCAAGcaggaaaagaaatcagcaaatgttGTCACTACTGATACTAGAGAAGGAGcaactgggtatggtaattctttaccatttgttctttca GTCGAGAGGTCTGACGCCTTGTTGATGGGAAATGGGTCGCGTGCTtatgttcttggtgttggtacggtcattctgaagtttactttggGAAAGACGATGCCATGGAAGAGCATGCAGCATGTgtcctccatcaagaagaatctt